The DNA sequence CGACGGCAGCCATGCGCCGTTGGATGTCCGCTAATGCCCGTCGGGCTTTTTTGTCCACGACGTCACGGTTCCGACTTTCACCGACTGAACGCGGCTGATCGCCTCGATGCTGGTTCCTTCGCAATACATCGTGACGGCTTGTTGGCGCACCTTTTCGGGGTAGA is a window from the Candidatus Poribacteria bacterium genome containing:
- a CDS encoding IS1 family transposase → YPEKVRQQAVTMYCEGTSIEAISRVQSVKVGTVTSWTKKPDGH